The following proteins come from a genomic window of Bartonella apihabitans:
- a CDS encoding Na+/H+ antiporter subunit E, producing the protein MKRIIPYPLLTLSLLLMWMILNGFTLGQAIIGIVVGLAGGFLMRLLKPQKVLIHNWGSVIRLFFRVTIDIVKSNYDVALYVLFSGAKRKQSGFITVPLELKNHTGLAVLSCIMTATPGTAWIAYHSKDSSLLVHVLDFDMDNENYWRDFIKNRYESLLLEIFQ; encoded by the coding sequence ATGAAACGCATCATCCCCTATCCATTGTTGACCTTGTCGCTTCTTCTCATGTGGATGATTTTGAACGGCTTTACCTTGGGGCAGGCAATTATCGGCATTGTGGTTGGACTTGCAGGCGGCTTTCTGATGCGGCTTTTAAAACCGCAGAAAGTACTTATCCATAATTGGGGCTCGGTTATAAGGCTGTTTTTTCGCGTAACGATTGATATCGTAAAGTCGAATTATGATGTTGCCCTCTATGTGCTTTTTAGCGGGGCAAAACGGAAACAATCCGGCTTCATCACGGTTCCGCTTGAACTTAAAAACCATACGGGACTTGCTGTATTATCCTGTATTATGACCGCAACACCCGGGACTGCCTGGATTGCCTATCATAGCAAGGATAGCAGCCTTCTTGTCCATGTTCTCGATTTTGATATGGATAATGAAAATTATTGGAGAGACTTCATTAAAAACCGTTACGAAAGTCTGCTTCTGGAGATATTCCAATGA
- a CDS encoding monovalent cation/H+ antiporter subunit D — protein sequence MIDYFLHHLVILPILLPIATAALLLFYDERRRKLKLWISLSSIGLLVLVSIGLIGRAIDVSPHAEVYNLGNWQAPFGIVLVLDRLSAAMVFLASILAVASLVFSAAHWHKAGPHFHSLMQFMIAGVNGAFLTGDLFNLFVFFEVMLTASYGLALHGSGQARVRAGMHYVVINLIASSFFLIGAALIYGVCGTLNMADLALKLQTLKSADRIIFESGAAILGIAFLVKAGMWPLNFWLTPTYSAVAAPVGATFAILSKVGIYVVLRLTLLVFGTNSGTLTGFGNDILFYGGLATLIFGFIGVLASQALGRLASYSVLVSSGTLLAAIGTGNASLTAGTLFYIVSSTLSLAAFFLLVELVERSQDTAANVLAVTMEVYGEDEEDEEDEVGTYIPATLAILGACFGITAILIIGMPPFSGFVAKFMMITGVFNPDGLNGDGYQPSARDWTFVALLIFSGFAALIAMTRTGIRTFWASIEGKVPRVQVIEFAPVAGLLGLCLLLTIAAGPVAGYLGKAAEELHHPQNYIDSVLPQETVAVSPNPSEEITAGLIDNVDVERGMK from the coding sequence ATGATTGATTATTTTCTCCACCATCTCGTTATTCTGCCCATTCTCCTTCCTATTGCGACTGCGGCACTTCTGCTTTTTTACGATGAGAGACGCCGCAAACTCAAATTATGGATAAGCCTTTCTTCGATAGGGCTACTCGTCCTTGTTTCTATCGGATTGATCGGGCGGGCTATTGATGTCTCCCCCCATGCAGAGGTTTATAACCTCGGCAATTGGCAAGCGCCTTTCGGAATAGTTCTGGTGCTTGACCGGTTAAGTGCGGCCATGGTTTTTTTGGCAAGCATTCTTGCGGTGGCTTCATTGGTATTTTCGGCTGCCCACTGGCATAAAGCCGGACCGCACTTCCATTCTCTCATGCAATTCATGATTGCCGGTGTAAACGGTGCTTTCCTGACCGGAGATCTGTTCAATCTCTTTGTGTTTTTTGAAGTTATGTTGACAGCATCTTACGGGCTTGCCCTCCACGGTAGCGGGCAGGCAAGGGTGCGCGCCGGTATGCATTATGTGGTAATCAATCTGATTGCCTCTTCGTTTTTTCTGATTGGTGCAGCGCTCATTTACGGTGTTTGCGGAACATTGAATATGGCCGATCTTGCCTTGAAGCTCCAAACTCTCAAATCGGCCGATCGTATTATTTTTGAATCCGGCGCGGCAATTCTTGGAATTGCCTTTCTCGTCAAAGCCGGTATGTGGCCACTCAACTTCTGGCTAACACCGACTTATAGTGCTGTGGCTGCACCGGTTGGAGCAACATTTGCTATTTTAAGCAAGGTCGGCATTTATGTTGTTTTGCGCCTTACATTACTGGTTTTCGGGACTAATAGCGGAACTTTAACCGGTTTTGGCAATGACATATTGTTTTATGGCGGGCTCGCAACCTTGATATTCGGTTTTATCGGAGTGCTTGCAAGTCAGGCTCTGGGACGGCTTGCTTCTTATAGTGTTCTGGTGTCATCGGGAACGCTGCTTGCCGCTATCGGAACCGGCAATGCTTCGCTCACCGCTGGCACGCTTTTTTATATTGTCTCCTCCACTCTGTCGCTTGCGGCATTTTTTCTCCTCGTCGAACTTGTCGAACGCAGTCAGGACACAGCCGCCAATGTTCTTGCGGTAACAATGGAAGTTTATGGCGAGGACGAGGAAGATGAAGAGGATGAAGTCGGCACTTATATTCCGGCAACGCTTGCAATTCTCGGAGCATGTTTTGGAATAACCGCTATTCTTATTATCGGTATGCCGCCATTTTCGGGTTTTGTCGCAAAATTCATGATGATTACCGGTGTTTTCAATCCGGACGGGCTGAATGGCGATGGCTACCAACCAAGCGCGCGGGATTGGACTTTTGTTGCTCTTCTCATCTTTTCCGGTTTTGCCGCACTCATTGCCATGACAAGAACCGGCATCCGCACTTTCTGGGCATCGATTGAAGGGAAAGTGCCGCGCGTGCAAGTGATAGAATTTGCTCCCGTTGCAGGCTTGCTCGGCTTGTGTCTTCTATTGACCATTGCCGCCGGTCCGGTTGCAGGCTATCTCGGAAAAGCCGCTGAAGAATTGCATCATCCGCAAAATTATATCGACAGTGTTTTGCCGCAGGAAACAGTAGCCGTAAGCCCCAACCCGTCAGAAGAAATAACGGCGGGACTTATCGATAATGTTGACGTTGAAAGGGGTATGAAATGA
- a CDS encoding monovalent cation/H+ antiporter subunit A, which yields MTTREAILILLVILPFVGSAIIGFFRSTAKNNEAWFVGAIALMALFCTIMLYPAISADNVIRFDISWLPQWGLNFTLRIDGFSWLFALLITGIGLLVVVYARYYMNPADPVPRFFSFLLAFMGSMLGMVLSGNIVLLVIFWELTSIFSFLLIGYWYHNASARDGARMALTVTGFGGFALLVGMLIIGHIVGSYDLDVVLNSGSLIKASPLYIPALVCVLLGALTKSAQFPFHFWLPNAMAAPTPVSAYLHSATMVKAGVFLMVRFWPVLSGTEAWFWIIGLCGLITLLIGAYFAMFQQDLKGLLAYSTISHLGLITTLLSLASPLACVAAIFHTVNHAIFKASLFMAAGIIDHETGTRDMRKLSGLFRYMPFTGTLALVASAAMAGVPLLNGFISKEMFFAEAVEVHLESWLDKSTPYLATLAGLLSVTYSVRFIHGVFFGGKPHDLPKTPHEPPHFMRFPIELLVFLCLLIGIFPKFAIGGILGTAVHSVLGAETPHYDLALWHGFNTPLVMSLIALIGGLILYIFTRKYLKSCEGGPPFFRHLKGQRIFERVLVTISWKWARSAEAFLSTRRLQVEARWIVLAPIVALMLLIAGNQWIDAGALPLFPLDLPFLIIWLIGGVCAILVAWQAKFHRFASLILLGVTGLMTCATFLWLSAPDLALTQLVVEVVTTVLLLLGLRWLPKRLQAPAPLPSGFTPWLRRGRDLLIAIAGGGGLAWLSYCVMTRPQGATISDFFLTHSYSDAGGRNVVNVLLVDFRGFDTMGEITVLGIVALTVFALLRRFRPAVESIEAPTQQRVQSAFDEARPDREVGDTVSDYLVIPRIIMHWLFPVIMAFAVYLFMRGHDLPGGGFAGGVTMAIGFILQYVASGTRWVESHLTVLPLRWIGFGILLALVTGIGSWFFGYPFLTSYFQYTKIPFIGKMPTASAMAFDLGVFSLVVGATVLMLIAIAHQSIRHYRVGKRTAKKEEGR from the coding sequence ATGACAACACGGGAAGCAATCTTGATATTGCTGGTAATACTTCCCTTTGTCGGTAGTGCCATTATCGGTTTTTTTCGTTCCACAGCAAAAAATAATGAGGCATGGTTTGTCGGTGCGATTGCGCTTATGGCGCTGTTTTGCACCATTATGCTCTATCCGGCCATTTCAGCCGACAATGTTATAAGATTTGATATTTCATGGTTGCCGCAATGGGGATTGAATTTCACCTTGCGGATAGATGGTTTTTCCTGGTTGTTTGCACTTCTGATAACGGGTATCGGCCTGCTCGTTGTTGTCTATGCCCGTTATTATATGAATCCGGCGGATCCGGTTCCGCGTTTTTTTTCATTCCTGCTTGCCTTTATGGGCTCGATGCTCGGAATGGTGCTATCGGGCAACATTGTTCTCCTCGTTATCTTCTGGGAACTCACCAGTATTTTCTCGTTTCTTTTGATCGGCTACTGGTACCATAATGCGAGTGCACGTGATGGTGCGCGTATGGCTCTGACAGTGACAGGGTTCGGCGGCTTTGCGCTTCTTGTCGGCATGTTGATTATCGGCCATATTGTCGGCAGCTATGATCTTGATGTAGTGTTGAATTCGGGTTCACTCATCAAAGCAAGTCCGCTTTATATTCCGGCTCTCGTCTGTGTGCTTCTCGGAGCATTGACAAAAAGCGCACAATTTCCGTTCCATTTCTGGCTCCCTAACGCAATGGCCGCGCCAACGCCGGTTTCTGCCTATCTTCATTCGGCAACAATGGTCAAAGCCGGTGTGTTTCTTATGGTGCGGTTCTGGCCGGTATTGTCGGGAACAGAAGCATGGTTCTGGATTATCGGGCTTTGCGGCTTGATCACGCTTTTGATCGGCGCCTATTTTGCCATGTTCCAACAGGACCTTAAAGGTCTGCTTGCCTATTCGACAATAAGCCATCTCGGGTTGATAACCACGCTCTTAAGTCTTGCAAGCCCGCTTGCTTGCGTTGCAGCGATTTTTCATACCGTCAATCATGCCATCTTCAAGGCATCATTATTTATGGCTGCGGGCATTATCGACCACGAAACGGGAACCCGCGATATGCGCAAATTATCGGGGCTTTTCCGCTATATGCCGTTTACCGGAACGCTGGCGCTGGTTGCAAGCGCTGCTATGGCAGGTGTGCCGCTTCTCAACGGCTTCATATCGAAGGAAATGTTTTTTGCCGAAGCTGTTGAAGTCCATCTGGAATCCTGGCTCGACAAGAGCACACCCTATCTTGCAACGCTCGCGGGATTGTTGAGTGTTACCTATTCGGTGCGTTTTATCCACGGGGTATTTTTTGGCGGAAAACCGCATGATTTGCCAAAAACTCCGCACGAACCACCGCATTTCATGCGTTTTCCAATCGAGTTATTGGTGTTTTTGTGTCTTCTCATCGGCATATTTCCGAAATTTGCAATCGGTGGCATTTTGGGAACAGCCGTCCATTCTGTATTGGGGGCTGAAACACCGCATTATGATCTCGCCTTGTGGCATGGCTTCAATACGCCGCTTGTCATGAGCCTCATTGCTTTGATAGGCGGGCTTATACTTTATATTTTCACGCGCAAATATCTGAAATCATGTGAAGGTGGCCCGCCATTTTTCAGACATTTGAAAGGGCAGCGTATTTTTGAACGTGTATTGGTAACAATATCATGGAAATGGGCGCGTTCGGCCGAGGCTTTTCTTTCTACCCGTCGTCTGCAAGTTGAAGCGCGCTGGATTGTACTTGCACCCATTGTTGCACTCATGTTGTTAATTGCCGGCAATCAATGGATTGATGCGGGTGCATTGCCGCTTTTTCCGCTTGACCTACCATTTTTAATTATCTGGTTGATTGGTGGTGTTTGCGCAATATTGGTTGCATGGCAGGCAAAATTCCACCGCTTCGCTTCTTTGATACTTCTGGGCGTTACGGGGCTTATGACCTGTGCCACATTCTTGTGGCTTTCCGCCCCCGATCTTGCATTGACACAATTGGTTGTGGAAGTTGTTACGACAGTTCTTTTGCTTTTGGGATTGAGGTGGCTGCCCAAACGCCTGCAAGCACCCGCCCCTCTGCCAAGCGGTTTTACACCATGGTTGCGAAGAGGCCGTGATTTGCTCATTGCTATTGCCGGCGGGGGCGGTTTGGCATGGCTCTCCTATTGTGTGATGACCCGTCCGCAAGGCGCAACAATTTCAGACTTTTTCCTGACCCATTCCTATTCCGATGCCGGTGGTCGTAATGTCGTCAATGTACTTCTCGTGGATTTCCGTGGCTTTGACACGATGGGTGAAATAACGGTGCTCGGTATTGTCGCGCTCACCGTTTTTGCTCTGTTGCGGCGTTTCCGTCCGGCAGTTGAAAGTATCGAGGCACCGACACAACAACGGGTTCAGTCGGCTTTTGACGAAGCAAGGCCCGATCGCGAGGTTGGTGACACAGTTTCCGACTATCTTGTTATTCCGCGTATTATCATGCATTGGCTCTTTCCGGTTATTATGGCCTTTGCAGTCTATTTGTTCATGCGCGGTCATGATTTGCCGGGTGGCGGTTTTGCTGGCGGTGTCACTATGGCTATCGGATTTATTCTGCAATATGTGGCATCGGGAACGCGGTGGGTGGAAAGTCATCTGACAGTTTTACCGCTGCGCTGGATCGGGTTCGGTATTCTTCTGGCATTGGTAACCGGTATCGGTTCGTGGTTTTTCGGCTACCCCTTTCTTACCTCCTATTTTCAATATACGAAGATTCCTTTTATCGGAAAAATGCCGACAGCCAGTGCTATGGCGTTCGACCTCGGTGTCTTTTCACTCGTTGTCGGTGCAACTGTGCTGATGCTCATCGCGATAGCTCACCAATCAATCCGGCATTATCGCGTTGGTAAAAGAACTGCTAAAAAAGAGGAGGGACGCTGA
- a CDS encoding BA14K family protein has translation MRKFNKSFYLFVGLPVIGLVATFSSLAADLDENLVIAQNAKTTESSAITSTSRGELNGFKGYRHHRTGYKKHTDGWWYPEAAFQPGAHADSTNVKPKKASQKSRKEDDKPWLIKNHVDFCSSKYKSYTSSDNTYQPFDGPRKQCVSRYYSPK, from the coding sequence ATGCGTAAATTCAATAAATCTTTTTACTTGTTTGTCGGACTGCCGGTGATCGGTTTGGTTGCGACTTTTTCGTCACTTGCTGCCGATCTCGATGAAAATCTCGTGATTGCGCAAAACGCAAAAACAACAGAATCCTCTGCTATTACAAGCACGAGTCGTGGCGAATTGAATGGTTTCAAAGGCTATCGTCATCACCGTACCGGTTATAAAAAACATACGGATGGCTGGTGGTATCCGGAAGCAGCATTTCAACCGGGAGCACATGCCGATAGCACCAATGTGAAACCTAAAAAAGCGTCACAAAAATCCAGAAAAGAAGACGACAAGCCATGGCTTATCAAAAACCATGTCGATTTTTGTTCATCAAAATATAAGTCCTATACAAGTTCCGATAACACCTATCAGCCTTTTGACGGTCCGCGAAAACAATGTGTCTCGCGTTATTATAGTCCGAAATGA
- a CDS encoding carboxynorspermidine decarboxylase, whose amino-acid sequence MLQTPYYLVDKSKLLHNMEKIARLRELSGAKSLLALKCFATWGVFDFMARYMDGTTSSSLYELRLGKVKFGKETHAYSVAWADYEIDEAITYADTIIFNSINQLHRFEKKSEHIGRGLRLNPGVSCSGFDLADPARPFSRLGETSYEKIEAVLPLLNGFMIHYNCENGDFALFDRMLSDIEQKFGTLFHHVEWISLGGGIYFTGKDYPLEAFADRLKRFSDKYGVTVYLEPGEASITNSATLEVTVLDTMHNGKDLAIVDSSIEAHMLDLLVYREKAKISPNQGAHEIMICGKSCLAGDIFGTFHFPEKLKIGDHLSIEDAAGYTMVKKNWFNGLNMPAIAIKELDGTIRVQREFGYKDYCESLS is encoded by the coding sequence ATGCTTCAAACGCCCTATTACCTTGTCGACAAATCGAAGTTGCTGCACAATATGGAAAAAATTGCACGTCTTCGTGAACTGTCGGGCGCCAAATCGCTTTTGGCATTGAAATGTTTTGCAACATGGGGCGTTTTCGATTTTATGGCGCGCTATATGGATGGCACCACATCGTCGTCGCTTTATGAACTGCGTCTGGGAAAAGTAAAATTCGGCAAAGAAACCCACGCCTATTCGGTTGCCTGGGCCGATTACGAAATTGATGAGGCAATCACTTATGCCGATACAATCATATTCAATTCCATCAACCAGCTTCACCGATTTGAAAAAAAATCCGAACATATCGGGAGAGGTTTACGATTAAATCCGGGGGTCAGTTGTTCAGGCTTCGACCTTGCCGATCCTGCCCGCCCTTTCAGCCGTCTTGGCGAAACAAGTTATGAAAAAATCGAAGCGGTTTTGCCGCTCTTGAACGGTTTTATGATTCATTATAACTGCGAGAATGGCGATTTTGCTTTGTTTGACCGGATGCTTTCCGATATAGAACAAAAATTCGGTACTCTTTTTCACCATGTAGAATGGATCAGCCTTGGCGGCGGTATCTATTTTACCGGTAAAGATTATCCGCTTGAAGCTTTTGCCGACAGACTCAAGCGTTTTTCCGATAAATATGGCGTTACGGTTTATCTTGAACCGGGGGAAGCTTCGATTACCAATAGTGCAACACTTGAAGTTACGGTTCTCGATACAATGCATAATGGCAAAGATCTTGCGATTGTTGACAGTTCCATTGAAGCCCATATGCTTGACCTTCTTGTTTATCGGGAAAAAGCAAAAATTTCGCCAAATCAGGGGGCGCATGAAATTATGATTTGCGGCAAATCATGCCTTGCGGGCGATATTTTCGGAACCTTCCATTTTCCTGAAAAGTTGAAAATAGGCGACCATTTGTCGATCGAAGATGCCGCCGGCTATACAATGGTGAAAAAAAATTGGTTTAATGGTCTTAATATGCCCGCTATTGCGATAAAAGAATTGGATGGAACCATTCGTGTTCAACGTGAATTCGGGTATAAAGACTATTGTGAAAGCCTTTCTTGA
- a CDS encoding saccharopine dehydrogenase family protein: MKKNILIIGAGGVAQVVAHKCAQHNDILGDLHIASRTLQKCESIIASVKEKKSMKVKGVFETHHLDAMDVKSTADLIRKTKSRIVINVGSAFLNMSVLSACIETGAAYIDTAIHEDPLKICETPPWYGNYEWPRREECEAHKVTAILGAGFDPGVVNAYAALAHQDYFDKISDIDIIDINAGSHGRWFATNFDPEINFREFTGQVWSWQDSKWVSNKMFEIGHEWDLPVVGRRNTYMTGHDEIHSLSKNLDVPNIRFWMGFGERYITVFNVLKNLGLLSEQPIKTAEGLEVVPLKVVKAVLPDPSSLAPDYTGKTCIGDLIKGEKDGKHREVFIYNIADHKEAYLETGSQAISYTAGVPAVAAAILVALGDWDVKTMANVEELPPEPFLKKLDEMGLPTRIREGKEDKKLDL; this comes from the coding sequence ATGAAAAAGAATATCCTGATTATTGGCGCAGGTGGGGTGGCTCAGGTGGTTGCTCATAAATGCGCCCAACATAACGATATTCTCGGTGATCTTCATATCGCATCACGAACATTGCAAAAATGCGAATCGATCATTGCATCCGTCAAAGAGAAAAAATCCATGAAGGTAAAGGGTGTGTTCGAAACGCACCATCTCGATGCGATGGATGTAAAATCGACGGCAGATCTTATTCGCAAAACAAAAAGCCGGATTGTTATCAATGTCGGCTCGGCTTTTCTCAATATGTCGGTTCTGTCGGCCTGTATCGAGACGGGCGCGGCTTATATTGATACCGCCATTCACGAGGACCCGTTAAAAATATGCGAGACACCCCCCTGGTATGGAAATTATGAATGGCCACGCCGCGAAGAATGTGAAGCCCATAAAGTAACGGCCATTCTCGGAGCAGGATTTGACCCCGGTGTAGTCAATGCTTATGCAGCACTCGCCCATCAGGACTATTTCGACAAAATTAGCGATATTGATATTATTGATATCAATGCCGGTAGTCACGGGCGCTGGTTTGCCACCAATTTCGATCCGGAAATCAACTTCCGCGAATTTACCGGTCAGGTCTGGTCGTGGCAAGACAGCAAGTGGGTTTCAAACAAAATGTTTGAAATCGGTCATGAATGGGATTTGCCGGTTGTCGGTCGGCGCAACACCTATATGACCGGTCACGACGAAATCCATTCTTTGTCAAAGAATCTCGATGTGCCGAATATCCGCTTCTGGATGGGGTTTGGTGAACGTTACATCACCGTGTTCAATGTGTTGAAAAATCTTGGACTTCTATCCGAACAACCCATAAAAACCGCTGAAGGTCTGGAAGTTGTACCGCTCAAAGTGGTCAAAGCTGTTTTACCTGACCCATCTTCGCTCGCACCGGATTATACCGGCAAGACCTGTATTGGCGACCTTATCAAAGGTGAAAAAGACGGAAAACACCGCGAGGTGTTTATCTATAATATCGCCGACCACAAAGAGGCTTATCTTGAAACAGGTTCACAAGCAATTTCCTACACAGCCGGTGTTCCGGCTGTCGCGGCGGCTATATTGGTGGCGCTTGGTGATTGGGATGTAAAAACCATGGCCAATGTGGAAGAATTGCCACCGGAACCATTTCTGAAGAAACTTGACGAAATGGGATTGCCCACCCGAATTCGCGAAGGGAAAGAAGACAAAAAGCTCGATTTATAG
- a CDS encoding TraB/GumN family protein, translating to MQKKSRINFRTISRPLKRFAFVFAVFAGTFCFSSPASSEDEIAPQPKFFEKFLPKALLEQKKQAEPPVCSGEDLTKKFSKEENRKFMERARKIKNGNARFWKVEKKGTKPSYLFGTMHVSDPAIVNLAPKVKTALENADRVALELSEAADDNGKAMAAKLAASPDFLTPKKGESFKDGLSQQEFNKLKASFETHNLPFDLISKNKPWFIWMTLSLPACEARREAYGYRALDVEIGQNAKKLGKPVLGLETVDEQLSAIEKLPLSFQANSIEDYLDNPKFYANMFYTEMQLYKQSRIGEILALDTMFKTTVSEKDQAIFKDILMTKRNLRMSERALPLIEQGNSFIAIGAAHMVDDSGLVEQLRKHGYRVSAIKL from the coding sequence ATGCAAAAGAAAAGCCGAATAAATTTCAGGACGATCTCGAGACCGTTGAAACGTTTTGCTTTTGTTTTTGCTGTTTTTGCCGGCACTTTTTGCTTTTCTTCACCAGCATCGAGTGAAGACGAGATAGCACCACAGCCAAAATTTTTTGAAAAATTTTTACCGAAGGCGCTGCTTGAACAAAAAAAACAGGCAGAGCCGCCTGTCTGTTCGGGTGAGGATTTAACAAAAAAATTTTCAAAAGAAGAAAACCGGAAATTTATGGAGCGTGCCAGGAAAATAAAAAATGGCAATGCACGATTCTGGAAAGTTGAAAAAAAAGGAACAAAACCGTCCTATCTTTTCGGCACAATGCATGTTAGCGATCCGGCAATCGTCAATCTCGCTCCTAAAGTCAAAACAGCGCTCGAAAATGCGGACCGTGTCGCCCTCGAGTTGAGCGAAGCGGCGGATGATAATGGTAAAGCCATGGCTGCAAAACTTGCGGCCTCGCCCGATTTTCTTACGCCCAAAAAAGGTGAGAGTTTCAAGGACGGGCTTTCGCAGCAGGAATTCAATAAACTTAAAGCTTCATTTGAAACCCACAACTTGCCTTTTGATCTTATCTCCAAGAACAAACCATGGTTCATCTGGATGACATTGAGCCTTCCGGCCTGTGAAGCGCGTCGGGAAGCCTATGGATACCGTGCCCTTGATGTAGAAATCGGGCAAAACGCCAAAAAACTTGGAAAACCGGTTCTCGGCCTTGAAACAGTTGATGAACAATTATCGGCGATTGAAAAATTACCTTTAAGTTTTCAGGCAAACTCGATCGAAGACTACCTCGATAATCCCAAGTTTTACGCCAATATGTTTTATACCGAAATGCAACTTTATAAACAAAGTCGCATTGGCGAAATATTGGCTCTTGATACCATGTTCAAAACGACGGTCAGCGAAAAAGATCAGGCCATTTTTAAAGATATTTTAATGACTAAACGCAACTTACGCATGTCTGAACGCGCACTTCCTTTGATTGAACAGGGAAACAGCTTCATAGCGATCGGTGCGGCGCATATGGTTGACGATAGCGGGCTTGTCGAACAATTACGCAAACATGGCTATCGTGTCAGCGCGATAAAACTTTAA
- the lpdA gene encoding dihydrolipoyl dehydrogenase, with product MSYDVVVIGAGPGGYVAAIKAAQLGLKTAIVEKRDTLGGTCLNVGCIPSKALLYASEIFAEAQHGFEALGVSVSKPKLDLAGMMAHKQKTVDGNTSGVAFLMKKNKIDTVYGTARILGAGKVEVAAKDGSKQTLETKNIIIATGSDVAGIPGMKIDIDEKVIVSSTGALSLSKVPHHMVVVGAGVIGSELGSVWSRLGAKVTVVEFLDKVLGPMDGEVSKQFQKLMEKQGIEYKLGAKVTGVEKTASGAKVTFEPVKGGSAETLEADIVLVATGRRPYTEGLGLKEAGITLDERGRVNIDSHWQTNIAGIYAIGDVVKGPMLAHKAEDEGVALAEILAGQKGHVNYDVIPSVVYTEPEVASVGKTEEELKAAGIEYRVGKFPFSANGRARAMLKTDGFVKILACAKTDKVLGGHILGFGAGEMIHEIAVLMEFGGSSEDLARTCHAHPTMSEAVKEAALAAFSKPINM from the coding sequence ATGTCTTATGATGTTGTGGTAATTGGAGCAGGTCCCGGTGGATATGTTGCGGCAATCAAGGCAGCGCAACTTGGGCTAAAAACAGCAATCGTGGAAAAGCGCGATACATTGGGTGGTACATGTCTTAATGTCGGCTGTATTCCTTCCAAAGCGCTGCTCTATGCTTCGGAAATTTTTGCCGAAGCGCAACACGGTTTCGAGGCTTTGGGTGTTTCGGTTTCCAAACCCAAACTCGACCTTGCCGGCATGATGGCCCACAAGCAGAAAACCGTTGATGGTAACACAAGCGGTGTCGCTTTTTTGATGAAGAAAAACAAGATTGACACTGTTTACGGCACGGCCAGAATTCTTGGTGCAGGCAAAGTCGAAGTTGCCGCCAAAGATGGCTCGAAACAGACTCTTGAGACCAAAAATATCATCATCGCAACAGGTTCCGACGTTGCCGGTATTCCGGGAATGAAGATCGATATTGATGAAAAAGTTATTGTTTCCTCAACCGGTGCTTTGTCGCTTTCCAAAGTACCTCATCACATGGTTGTTGTCGGCGCCGGTGTGATCGGTTCCGAGCTTGGTTCGGTCTGGAGCCGCCTTGGTGCAAAGGTAACAGTCGTCGAATTCCTCGACAAGGTTCTGGGGCCAATGGATGGCGAAGTTTCCAAACAGTTCCAGAAACTCATGGAAAAACAGGGTATCGAATATAAGCTCGGCGCAAAAGTAACCGGCGTTGAAAAAACTGCATCCGGTGCAAAAGTTACCTTTGAACCTGTTAAAGGTGGTTCGGCTGAAACTCTTGAAGCCGATATCGTTCTCGTTGCTACCGGTCGTCGTCCTTACACGGAAGGGCTTGGTCTCAAAGAAGCCGGTATAACACTGGACGAACGTGGTCGGGTGAATATCGATTCACATTGGCAAACAAATATTGCCGGAATTTACGCAATTGGCGATGTTGTCAAAGGTCCGATGCTTGCCCATAAAGCGGAAGATGAAGGCGTTGCTCTCGCCGAAATTCTTGCTGGCCAGAAAGGTCATGTCAATTATGATGTGATCCCGAGTGTCGTTTATACAGAGCCGGAAGTCGCTTCTGTCGGCAAAACCGAAGAAGAGCTTAAAGCCGCCGGAATCGAATATCGCGTTGGCAAGTTCCCCTTCTCTGCCAATGGTCGTGCCCGTGCTATGTTGAAGACTGACGGATTTGTCAAAATCCTTGCTTGTGCGAAGACCGACAAGGTTTTGGGCGGCCATATTCTCGGCTTCGGTGCCGGCGAAATGATCCACGAAATTGCTGTTTTGATGGAATTTGGCGGTTCATCGGAAGATCTGGCACGAACCTGCCATGCTCACCCGACAATGTCGGAAGCTGTAAAAGAGGCTGCATTGGCCGCTTTTTCAAAACCGATCAATATGTAA